The segment CGTCTGCCAGAGCGAGTTCGAGGCACTGGTGCTGGAAGCAAGCCAGATCAAGGCCCACACTCCCAAGTACAACATCCTGCTGAAGGACGACAAGGGCTACAGCTATATCAAGGTGACAAAGGAGCCATGGCCCCGGCTCTCCTTCGTGCTGCAAAAGGAGGAGGACGATGCCGAGTATATCGGCCCCTATACCTCCAGTTTTGCGGCCCGGCAGATGGCGGAAACGGCCATGGATGCCTTTCTGCTGCCGCGCTGCAATAAGCGTTTCCCGCAGGAGATCGGCAGGGGACGCCCCTGCCTGAATGCGCACATCGGCAAATGCATGGCAGTGTGCAGCGGAAAGATCTGCTGCGAGACCTACAACGAGGCGGTCAAGAATGCTGTGCACCTGATCCGCTACGGCAAAAAGGACATCCTGAAGATCCTCAACGAGCGGATGCAGGAGGCCTCGGACCGGCTGGAATTTGAGACGGCGGCCCTGCTGCGGGACCAGATCGCAGCCATCACCAAGGTGAGCGCCGGGCAGAAGGTCATTGTGGACCCGGATGTGGAGATGGATGTGGTGGCGCTGGCAGGCACGCCGGACAGCGTGTGTGCGGCGGTGCTGCGCTTCCGGGACGGACGGCTGACCGACAAGCGGGAGTTTTTGTTCCACGATACCTCGGATATCGCCGCCGTGCGGGAGGAATTTCTGCCCCGGTATTATCTGGATGACGAGCAGATCCCCAAGATCATTGCGGTGGACGAGCTGCCGCCGGACAGCGATGCCTTGCAGCAGGCGCTGAACGAAAAGCGCGGCAGCGAGGTGCAGCTGTATGTGCCCCAGCGGGGCGATAAGGCCCATCTGGTGGAGATGGCCCACACCAACGCGGTGGAGCGTCTTGCCCGGGAGAGCGGCCGTTACGCCCGGGAGGAAAAACTGCTGGACGAGCTGGCGCAGGTGCTGGGCCTTGCAAAGCCGCCCCGGGCTATTGAGAGCTACGATATCTCCAACTGGGGCGATGGCTCCAGCGTCTGCGGCATGGTCACCTTCAGGGATGGCAAGCCCTATAAGGCGGGCTACCGCAGATTCAAAATGAAGACGGTGGCGGGCACTGACGACTATGCATCGCTGGCAGAGACCGTCTCCCGACGGGCGGCAGAGTATGAAAAGTACGCAGAGCTTGCAAAAAAGGGAGAACCCTGCAGCAACTGGTTCGGGCAGAAGCCGGATCTGCTTTTGATGGACGGCGGCAGGGGGCAGGTGAGCGCGGCAAAAGAAGCACTGGCCGGGACTGCCCTTGCGGATGTGCCGCTCTACGGCATGGTGAAGGACGACCACCACCGTACCCGTGCCATCGTGGACAGCGAGGGGCGGGAAATTGCCATCAACATGAACCGGGGCACCTTTACTTTTATCACGGCCATTCAGGACGAGACCCATCGCTTTGCCAATGCCTACCGCAAGCAGCAGATGAAGCAGAAGAGTTATTCCTCCACCCTGACCGAGATCCCCGGCATCGGCCCCAAGACAGCCAAGGCGCTGATGGCCCAGTTCAAAAGCGTAGGCGCGGTGAAGGAAGCCACGCCTGACCAGCTGGAAAACACCCCCGGCGTGGGGAAACAGACGGCACAGACCATCTACGAGTATTTTCACGCATAAAACCCTCTCAGTCATCGCTGCGCGATACCAGCTCTCCCGAAAGGGAGAGCTTTTTGCATTCAGATGCAATGAATGTGCAGAGCTGAAAAAAACGCGATTGATACATTTACCGGTTACGGCCCTTTCCGTGAAAAGACAAAACCCGGCAGACCGCAGTCTGCCGGGTTTTGCAATATTAAAATGAATTTTCCGCTGAAAATGCCCAGAGCAAAGCGGAGGGCATTCAAATGATTCAGTTCTCCGCAGAAATATCCTGACCGAAATACTTCTCGCTCAGCTCTTTCAGGGTGCCATCGGCACGCAGCTCCTCAATGGCGGTGTTGATGGCTTCCAGCAGGGTGGCGCTGGCATCACCCTTGCGCAGGGGGATGGCAACGTGAGAAGCGTCCTCGGTCTGGGCCACCAGCTTGAAATCTGCGTCCGGGTGGACGTTCAGGTAATCGTAGAAGGAAACATCGGCGTTCAGAGTGGCGTCGATGCGGCCAGCGGTGAGTAGCTGGATGGTCTCTTCCAGTGTGTCGATGCCCTGCACGGTGGCGCCATAGCTTTCGGCCAGCTCCATGTAGGTGGAAGCCAGACTGTTGGCGGTGGTCTTGCCCTTCAGGTCTTCAAAGCTGGTGATGTCCTCGTTGTCCTTGCGGACGGCAAGGGCGGTGTGGATGTAGCCGTAGGGCACAGTGAAATCATAGGTCTTGGCGCGCTCGTCGGTCACTTCCACGCCGTTGCACACGATGTCGTAGCGGCCTGCGTCCAGACCGGCAAACAGGCTGTCCCAGTCGCTTTCCACGTACTCCGGCTCCACACCCAGCTTTTCGGCAATGGCGCGGGACACCTCCACGTCGTAGCCCACAAGGGTGTCGCTCTCATCATGGAAGCTCCAGGGCTGCCATGCGCCTTCCAGGGCAACGATCAGTTTGCCGCTGGACTGGATGCTGGACAGCTGGTCGCTGGCAGCAGGAGCCACAGAGGCGGCCGTGCCGGAAGCAGCGGTGGAGCTGGAAGAATTGGAGCAGCCAGCCAGAGTCAGCACACCGGCAGCGGCCATGACGCTCATAAGAGAAATAAAGGTTCTGCGTTTCATAGTTGGATTCCCTTTCCTCTATAAAAATATTTGTGAAATAAACTCCTTCAGGCACAGCTGACGCTGCGCCAGCTCCCTCAAAGAGGGAGACTTTCTGGTTTTGCCAAAGGCCCCATCCCAGAGGGGGCTGTCTGCGAAGCAGACTGGGGGAGTTGGTTAAACCTCACTCGGTGTGAGCAATCTTGCGCAAAAATTCGCGGGTACGCTCCTCTTTCGGGTCTGCAAAGAACTGGCGGGAGGGAGCCTGCTCCACCACTACGCCGTTCTCCATGAAAACGGTCTTGGAGGAAACATTGCGGGCAAAGCCCATCTCGTGGGTGACCACCAGCATGGTCATGCCCTCTTCGGCCAGCTGCCGCATGACCGAGAGCACCTCACCGGTCAATTCCGGGTCCAGCGCGCTGGTGGGCTCGTCAAAATAGATGATCTCCGGGTCAGACGCCAGTGCCCGGGCAATGGCCACGCGCTGCTGCTGGCCGCCGGAAAGCTGACGAGGGTAGGAGTCTGCCCGGTCGGCAAGGCCCACTTTTGCCAGCATTTTCATACCCACGGCGTCCGCCTGCTCTCTGGGCATCCTGCGGGCCACGATCAGCCCCTCGGTCACGTTCTGCAGAGCGGTCTTGTTCCGGAAGAGGTTGTAGTTCTGGAACACAAAGGCCGTCTTTTTGCGCAGGCGGGCGATGTCGGCCCGGTTTGCATGGGCCAGATCAAAGCTCTCGCCGTCAAGGATCAGCTGGCCAGCGTCGGCAGTCTCAAGAAAGTTCAGACACCGCAGCAGGGTGGTCTTGCCGGAGCCGGAGGGGCCGAGAATGGCCACCACATCGCCCTTTTCAACGGTCAGGTCCACCCCGCGCAGCACCTGCAGCTCTTGGGCAGCCTTTCGCGCACCGGGACGGTGGAAGATGCCCGCATGCAGGCCGGGCTTTGCATCAGTGCGGAATGTTTTCTGCACATTGCGGATCTCTAACATTGCCATAAAACCCACACTCCTTTCTCACTGGAAGCCGTGGGCATTCAGCCGACGCTCCAGCAAAGCCTGCAGCTTGGTGATGACTGTACAGAACAGCAGGTACACCACAGCCACCTCGCAGTAGATGGGCAGGAAGATGTAGGTGCGGGCGGCTACCCGCTGTCCCGCCATGAACAGCTCGGCCACCGTGATATTGGACGCCAGCGAGGTGTCTTTGATCATGCCGATGAGCGAGTTGGAGAGGGCGGGCACTGCCGTGCGCAGGGCCTGCGGCAGCACGATGCGGCGCATGATCTGCCACCAGCTCATGCCCACGCAGTAACCGGCTTCCAGCTGGCCCTGTGGCACGCTTTCCAGCGCACCGCGCATGGTCTCGGCGCAGTAGGCACCCTCGTTGAAGGCAAAGGCGATGACCGCAGCCGGGAAAGCGTCCAGCATGATGCCCACGCTGGGCAGACCATAAAAGATGATGAATAGCTGCACCAGCAGCGGCGTGCCGCGGATGACCCAGATGTAGAACCGTGCGATCTGCCGCAGCACCGGCACATTGGCGTACTGCACCAGCGCGACGGCCACGGCAATAATCATGGCAAAAAAGAAGGAGACAAGGGTCAGCGGGATGGTCATGGTCAGGCCGGCTGTCAGGATACGCGGCAGGGCCTCCGCCAGCACGCTGACCGTGCGGTTGGAAAAAAATGCTTCAAACATGAAAAATGTTCCCTCAGAACGGTGTTCAGATACTCTCTGTGTTGTCCGGAATAAAGGTATTATAAACCTTGAAGTGCACTTGAAGTCAAGGCTTTTTGCCAAATTCCTACAAAACCTACCAGAATACTATAGCATGAATCCGGATGGAGTGCAAACGGTTTGTGCAAAACGCGTGATGTGTACAAAAACGGACGACCCATCTGGAAAACTTTGTGCAATGCGGCAAGCGGTTGACGGCGCACCTGCTTTCGTGTACAATGGACGTGACAACGCGCACCGGGCAGAGCACCGGCATGGGCGCAAATTTACCGCCGGGCACAGCTGCCCTGTGCGGTGCAGACACGGAGGACACGAACGTGACAAAGAAAAAAATCGGCGTTTTGGGCGCAGGCACCTGGGGTATGGCGCTGGCACGGATGCTGTGCGTCAGCGGCAATGAGGTGCAGGTGTGGTCGGCACTGCCGGCCGAGGTGGACAGCCTTTCTGCTGCCCGGGTGCACCCCAACCTGCCGGGCATGAAGATCCCGGCAGAGCTGCAGTTCACCAAGAGCATCGAGGAGGTGTGCACCGGCAAGGATGTGCTGCTGTTTGCAGTGCCGTCGGTGTTTGTGCGCTCCACCACCGCCAAGGCCCGGCCCTATATCCCGGACGGACAGATCCTTGTGGACGTTGCCAAGGGCATGGAGCCGGATACCTTATATACCATGACCGAGGTCATCGCCGACGAGCTGAACCGTGAGGGCGGCCCCAAAGGGGTAAAGCTGGTAGCGCTCTCCGGCCCCACCCACGCCGAAGAGGTGGCGCTGGACATGCCCACCACCATCGTTTCGGCCTGCCCGGATGAACGGGCTGCAGAATTTGTGCAGGACGTGTTCAGCAACACCTGTATGCGGGTGTACACCAACCCCGACATCAAAGGCGTGGAGCTGAGCGGCGCGCTGAAGAACGTGATCGCGCTGGGCGTGGGCATCTCTACCGGCCTTGGCTATGGTGACAACGCCCGCGCGGCCCTCATCACCCGCGGCATTGCCGAGATCGCCCGGCTGGGTGTGGCCATGGGCTGCAACATCCACACCTTTGCGGGTCTGGCCGGCATCGGCGACCTGATCGTGACGGCCACCAGTATGCACAGCCGCAACAACCGCGCCGGCATCCTGATCGGCAAGGGCGAAAGCCCGGAGCAGGCCGTCAAGGAAGTCGGCATGGTGGTGGAGGGCATCAATGCACTGCCTGCCGCTATGGAGCTGGCTGCAAAGTACAATGTGGAAATGCCCATTGTGCAGACGGTGAACGCCATCGTGAAGGAGGGCATGAGCGCCAGCGACGCTTTGCGCACCCTGATGGATCGTAACCGCAAGAACGAAATGCCGCAGGGATACGAAAATAACGGGTAAAAACCAGTGAAAAGGCAGCTGACCGCAGGGTCGGCTGCCTTTTGTCCTTTTACGGGCAGTCCGGCTGCCCCGCAGACACCGAAAACACAAAATAATTCAAATTTTTTACCAAAATCAGACGAAAAAGGGTGGAAGGTCGGGAAACTTTCTGCTATACTGAAACAGAACGCAAAAACCGGGGGACGTTTTGTGCACCCTGCCGGAGAGAAAGAGAGGAATCTGCCATGCCGTCAACCTATGCGCACCGCCGCTTTGGCGCCAATGTGCTGGAACATCTGCCGGATGAACTGCGTGCTCAGCTGGAACAGAACCGTGAGCTTTACGATATCGGCCTGCACGGGCCGGACCTGCTGTTTTATTATCATGCTGCCAAGTCCAACCCGGTGGGTGCACTGGGCAACGCCATGCACGAGGAGCCGGGGCGGGTCTTTTTTGACCGGGCGCGCAGGGTGGTGCACTGCGCGGCGGACCGGGATGCTGCGCTGGCCTATGCGCTGGGCTTTGTCTGCCACTTTGCGCTGGACAGCACCTGCCATCCCTATGTGGAGCAGTTCACCCGGGAAAGCGGTGTGACCCACTGCGAGATCGAGACCGAGTTCGACAACATGCTGCTGCGCCGGGACGGATACGACCCGCTGAAGTTTTTCACGGCCAGCCATATCCACCCGTCGGAGAAGAACGCGGGGATCATTGCGCCGTTCTACGAGGGCATCTCGGAGCAGACCGCGCTGGAAGCACTCAAGGGAATGATCTCGGTGCACAGACTCCTGCAGGCGTCCAACCCGGTCAAGCGCTGGGTGGTGCTGACCGGCATGAAGGTGGTGGGCAAATATGATATGCTGCACGGCCTTGTGGCAAATCCGCAGCCGAACCCGAAGTGCGTGAAAAGCGGCAAGCAGCTGGAAGCGCTGTACGCCAAGGCTCTGCCGCTGGCAGAAACGCTGATCCTGGAGTTTATGGCAAAGCTGGATACTGAGGAACCGCTGGATAAGGCCTACGACCATACCTTTGGGGAGTTCTGAGTAAGTCGATGCAGGCCAGCAGGGAAAGACGCTGTTTCCTGCTACGACCCTTTTGGTGAAAATGTGTTTGGAGCGCTCCGCAGAGCGCGACAAACACGAAAATAAAAATAAAATTTCCGCTGAATAGGGCCAGAGCGTGCGCAGCGGCCATTTTAAATGATGAAATCTAAAAAGAGGGGGCACCGCCCGGCGGTGCGAGAGGAAACAAGATGAAACATGAAAAATTCAAGGTGACACCGCTGGAACGCGCGTGGATCCTGTACGATGTGGGCAACTCGGCCTTTGTGCTGATGATCGCAACGCTGGTGCCCATCTTCTTCAACGCGCTGGCTGAGGCCGGCGGGCTGAGCTCGGTGAACTATCTGGCCTACTGGGGCTACGCAAGCTCGGTGGTCACGGTGATCACCGCCGTGCTGGGGCCCATTCTGGGCACGCTGGCCGACACCAGAGGCTTCAAGAAGCCCATCTTCATGCTCTGCCTGTTCGTGGGCGTGGCAGGCTGCTGTGCCATGGGCCTTGCCACGACATGGCTGCCGTTCCTGCTCATCTTCATCCTTGCAAAGATCGGCTTTTCGGGCAGTCTGGTGTTCTACGATTCCATGCTGGGCGATGTGACCACCCCGGAACGCATGGATGTTGTGTCCTCGCAGGGCTATGCATGGGGCTACATTGGCAGCTGCTTGCCCTTTGTGGTGTGCTTGGCGCTGGTGCTGGGCAGCGGAGCCATCGGCCTGAGCCAGATGACTGCCCTTTCCGTGGCACTGCTCATCACCGCCGTGTGGTGGCTGGGCACCACCTTGCCGTTGCTGCGGAAGTATAAGCAAATCAACTATGTGGAGGTGAAGCAGCACGCCATCCAGCAGAGCTTTGTGCGCATCGGCCACACCCTCAAGCACCTGCACGAGGATAAGCAGGTGTTCTGGTTCCTGCTGGCTTTCTTCTGCTACATCGACGGCGTGTATACCATCATCGATATGGCCACTGCCTACGGCACGGCACTGGGGCTGGAGACCACCGGCCTTTTGCTGGCCCTGCTGGTGACGCAGATCGTGGCCTTCCCGTCGGCGCTGATCTTTGGACGTCTGAGCGCAAAATATCCGTCCAGCCAGCTTATCCCGGTCTGCATCGCAGCCTACACCGGCATTGCGGTGTTCGCCTTCTTCCTGACCAGCCAGTGGCAGTTCTGGGTGCTGGCTGTGCTGGTGGGCATGTTCCAGGGCGGTGTGCAGGCGCTCAGCCGCAGCCACTTTGCCAAGATCATCCCGGTGGAGAAATCCGGCGAATACTTCGGCCTGTTCGATATCTGCGGCAAGGGCGCATCCTTCCTTGGCACCATGATCGTGAGCGTGGGCAGCCAGCTGACCGGCAGCGCCAATGTGGGCATCGGAATGCTGGCGGTGCTGTTTGCGGTGGGCTTTGTGCTGTTCCGGGTCTCCTGCGGGACCGAGGACGCAAAACAGGTGTAATAACACGATTTAAAATAGCCGACGCGGTCGCTTTGGCAATATCAGAGGAAAGATTGTTTTATAATTTTGCAAACAAGCCAGTCCTGCGGGGCTGGCTTATTTGCTTTTTCACGGGAAGCAAATCATCAAAAACCGTTCTGCTGGTTATAATTAACAAACCTGTAATTGTGTTTTTCGCCCTCGAATGATACAATAGAGGCAATGACTTCAAAACCGCAAAGGAGAAAACGAAATGGAACGATTTCCCGGTTATACCACCCTGCGCACCGAGCCTTGCCCGGAACAGCACGGGACCCTGACCGTGCTCACCCATGATGTGAGCGGTGCCACCGTGCTGCTGGTGGAAAATGAAGATATCAATAAGGCATTCGGCATCGGCTTCGGTACCTTCCCGTCCGATGATACCGGTGTGTTCCACATTCTGGAACACTCGGTGCTGGCGGGCAGCGAGAAGTACCCGGTCACTTCGCCGTTTCTGCAGCTGCTCAAAAGCAGCATGGCGTCCTTCCTCAATGCCATGACCTTCCCGGACAAGACCGTGTACCCTTTTGCTACCCCCAACGAGACCGACTTCAAGAACCTGATGGATGTCTACCTGAATGCGGTGTTCTGCCCGCTGGCTATGGTGGACAAGGCGGTGTTCGAGCAGGAGGGCTGGCACCGCAGTGCCGACGGTACCGTGAGCGGAGTGGTGTACAACGAGATGCAGGGTGCACTGGCCGCACCGGATGCACAGCTGGAAAATGCACTGGAACGGGCCATGTTCCCGGATACAGCCTACGGCTTTGTTTCCGGCGGTGACCCGGCCAGCATCCCGGCACTGACCTACGAAAAATATAAGCGGGTGTACCGCCGCCATTACAGTGCAGACAATTGCTGCATCACCCTTTACGGCAGGATGGATATGGCTGAAAAGCTGGAACTGCTGGACAGAGATTATCTCTCTAAAATGCCCAATGGCACCAGCCGTCCGCGGCTGACCGTGCAGGACGAGCAGGCCGGAGCCTGCGTGGAGCTGCCCTACTACACGGAAAACCCGGAGCCGGACGAGGTGCAGTGTGCACTGGCATGGTACACCGGTGCCTTTGCGGACCGGGAGCGTCAGCTGGGCGTGGAGGTTCTGCTGGACGCCTTGCTTGGCACCAACAACTCACCGCTGAAAGCCGCGCTGCTGGCCGAAAAGCTGGGTGCGGATATCGACATCGGCTTTGATGACAGCACCCTGCAGCCGGTGCTGGAGCTGGTGCTGCGCGGTGCTACCAAAGAGACTGCAGGCCGGTTTTCTGCCGCTGTGCGCAAGGCCGTGGACGGCATCCTGACCGAGGGCATCCCGCAGGAGCTGCTGCTGGCCTCGCTGAACGCGGCAGAGTTCGCGTCCCTTGAGCGCCCGGGCAGCCTGCCGGACGGCGTGCTGGATGCCATCAACGCTTCCACCGGCTGGCTGCACACCGGCGACCCGGCCCTGCTGCTGCACACGGACAGGCTGTTTGCTTCCCTGCGGGAAAAGATGGCCGACGGCTGGTTCGATGAGCTGCTGCGTGAGCTGTTTGCACCGGCCCCGGTGCAGGTGGTGCAGGTGCCCACCCTGCCCGGAAAGGACGAGGAGAACGCGCCTGTCCGCACCGACGGCAAGCTGGTGCTGGAACACCCGCTGACCGCCGCCGACCTTGGCGACGGCGCAAAGACTGCACCCGGAACGCGGGAACTGATGGCCGGGGCACAGCTGCTGCATCACCCCTCGGCGGGCAGCCTGTATCTGAATTTCTACTATGACCTTGGCAATGTGAAGCCCGAGGACATGCAGTATCTTGACCTGCTGACCGATGTGCTGGACGAACTGGACAGCAGCAAGCATACCGCCCGGCAGCTGAACACCCTGCGCAGCACATGGCTGGGCGACAGCCGCGTGCAGCTGGACATCTGGACCGGCCGTCAGGAGGGCGCACCCTGCCACGCAAAGCTGAGCCTGTGCCTGAGCCTTCTGGAACGCAGTCTGGATAAGGCAGTGGAGCTGGGCGGCGAGTGGCTGTATGACACCATCCTCACCGGTCCGGTGGCAGAAGCAGCCTTTGCCCGGGTGCTGAGCCAGCAGAAGCTGAACATGGAACAGCAGTTCATCCAGCAGGGCAACGTATACGCAGCCACCCGCGCCGGTGCCCACTACACGGTGGACGGTGCGGTGAGCGAACGCTGCAGCGGCGTGAGCTACTATAAGTTCCTGTGCGGCGTGCAGGAGCGGGGCAACTGGGCCGCTTTGGGCGAAAAGCTGGATGCTCTGCGCACCGAGGTGCTGCAGCACGCGCAGCTCACCGTCAGCCTGCACGGCAGCGAGGATGCCCTTGCCAGACTGCGCACCCTGCTGCCGGAAAGCCGCTTTGCCGCCGAGGGCCGTGCTGCGGCAAGACCCTACACCGAGCCGCTGACCCCGCCGGTGAATGAAGCCTTCGTGATCGATGGCGGCGTGAACTACGATGTGCTGGTGTGGCCCATGGAGCGCCGCAGCGACCGCAAGGTGCTGGCCCGCGTGATGAGCTACGAATACCTGTGGCACAGCATCCGCGAGGTGGGCGGCGCTTACGGCACCGGAATGCTCTCCTCGGACGGCGTGGAGTACCTGTACACCTACCGCGACCCCCATGTAAAGGAAAGCTACGACACCTTTGCAAAAGGCCCGGAAGAACTGGCAGCCCGGGAGTACACCGAAAAAGATCTGAACGATTTTATCGTGGGTGCCGCAGCCAAGCTGGACACTCCCCGCAAGCCCCGCGCCGAGGCCCGGGAGATCGACCGCCGGTATTTCTGCGGCATCACGGACGAGATGGTGTCGGCCGACCGCAGAGCCCTGTGCGCTGTGGATGCTGCCCTGCTGAAGGAGCAGGCCGCAGAGCTGGGTGCCGCCATGGCAAACGGTGTGCGGGTGGTGTTTGGCAGCAAGGATGCTGTGGAAGCCGCAAAAGACCTGTTTGATACGGTGGAAACGCTGTAAGGGATGAAGGGCCAGTGTGCCGGTAGCTTTCTCCTCGGACACGAGTACGGGTTGCGGCACCCAGCGGATGCTTCGTGCTTTGAGCAGCACTCGCATCCTGCTGGCCGCTGTCCCAACAGCAACTTCCTGTTTCCGCCACTGGCGGCGGTCGTTGCTGTTGCAGGCCATTCCATCGCCCGCCCTATTGCCTTCGGCAATAGGGTCCCACCCCAGCGGACGGTCCTCGGAGAAACTCCCGGCCCGCTGACCGGACGCATCTGCTGAACTGCCTACTGCAAAAGTATAAAAAGTGCCTGATGATACGAAAAATGTCATCGGGCACTTTTACTTTTTGTAAAGAAACGGAAAAATTTTAAAAGCAGGGTTGACGCGGCAAAAAAGCAGTGGTAAAGTAATGGGCGGAAAAGGCAAAAAGTGTCTTTTTACAACAGGAAAACGAGGTGGTTGTCATGGAACCTGCTGGCAGTAGCAGCAGTCTTTCTCCCCGATTACTTTATATGATGGCAGCCGCCGTTTCTGCTTTGCGCAGACCCTGCTGTGTGTGAATGCACACGGTGCGTGTTTGTGTTCCCTGAAAAGAAGAAACGAGAGCTGCCACTGAAAAGGAGGCAGCTTTTTTATGTCTGAAATTTCGATCGATACCCTCAAGACCATGCTGGCCAATCTGGACGATGCCAAAAAGTACCAGAGCCTGCGGGACGTGATGGAGACCCTGCCTGCACCCGATCTGGCTGCAGTGTTCGAGGATCTGCCTGCGGAAAAGCTCCCGGTGCTGTTCCGCCTGTGCCCCAAAGACCTTGCGGCAGATGTGTTCGCCGAGCTGACGCCCGCGACCCAGCAGCAGCTCATCGACGGCCTGACTGATACCGAGCTGAAGGCGGTGGTGGATGAACTGTTCATGGACGATGCCACCGACCTTGTGGAGGAGATGCCTGCGAATGTGGTCAAGCGCATTCTGGCTCAGGCAGATCCCGCTACCCGCCGCATGATCAACGAGCTGCTCAAGTATCCGGAGGACTCGGCCGGCGGCGTGATGACCACCGAGCTGATGGCGCTGCGGCCGGATATGACCGTGGCACAGGCCATGGACACGATCCGGGAAAATGGCTTTGATAAGGAGACCATCAACAACTGCTATGTGACCGACAGCAGCCGCAGACTGGTGGGTGTGGTCTCCCTGCGGGCGCTGGTGCTGGCAAAGAACACGGAGGAGCCTATCAAGGACCTGATGGATTCCAAGGTAGTCAGCGTGAGCACCACTACGGATCAGGAGGACGTCTCCAAGCTGTTCGAGAAATACGGCTTTCTGGCCATCCCGGTGGTGGACGCCGAGAACCGGCTGGTGGGCATCGTGACCATTGACGATGCCATCAGCATCCTGCAGGATGAGGCCAGCGAGGATATCGCAAAAATGAACGCCATCGGCCCCTCCGACAAGCCCTACTTCAAGCAGAGCATGTGGGACCTGTACAAGAGCCGTGCGCCGTGGCTGCTGTTCCTGATGATCAGCGCCACCTTCTCCAGTCTGGTCATTCGCGGCTACGAGGACGCACTGGCCGCTGTGACCGTGC is part of the Faecalibacterium sp. HTF-F genome and harbors:
- a CDS encoding insulinase family protein, producing MERFPGYTTLRTEPCPEQHGTLTVLTHDVSGATVLLVENEDINKAFGIGFGTFPSDDTGVFHILEHSVLAGSEKYPVTSPFLQLLKSSMASFLNAMTFPDKTVYPFATPNETDFKNLMDVYLNAVFCPLAMVDKAVFEQEGWHRSADGTVSGVVYNEMQGALAAPDAQLENALERAMFPDTAYGFVSGGDPASIPALTYEKYKRVYRRHYSADNCCITLYGRMDMAEKLELLDRDYLSKMPNGTSRPRLTVQDEQAGACVELPYYTENPEPDEVQCALAWYTGAFADRERQLGVEVLLDALLGTNNSPLKAALLAEKLGADIDIGFDDSTLQPVLELVLRGATKETAGRFSAAVRKAVDGILTEGIPQELLLASLNAAEFASLERPGSLPDGVLDAINASTGWLHTGDPALLLHTDRLFASLREKMADGWFDELLRELFAPAPVQVVQVPTLPGKDEENAPVRTDGKLVLEHPLTAADLGDGAKTAPGTRELMAGAQLLHHPSAGSLYLNFYYDLGNVKPEDMQYLDLLTDVLDELDSSKHTARQLNTLRSTWLGDSRVQLDIWTGRQEGAPCHAKLSLCLSLLERSLDKAVELGGEWLYDTILTGPVAEAAFARVLSQQKLNMEQQFIQQGNVYAATRAGAHYTVDGAVSERCSGVSYYKFLCGVQERGNWAALGEKLDALRTEVLQHAQLTVSLHGSEDALARLRTLLPESRFAAEGRAAARPYTEPLTPPVNEAFVIDGGVNYDVLVWPMERRSDRKVLARVMSYEYLWHSIREVGGAYGTGMLSSDGVEYLYTYRDPHVKESYDTFAKGPEELAAREYTEKDLNDFIVGAAAKLDTPRKPRAEAREIDRRYFCGITDEMVSADRRALCAVDAALLKEQAAELGAAMANGVRVVFGSKDAVEAAKDLFDTVETL
- the mgtE gene encoding magnesium transporter; amino-acid sequence: MSEISIDTLKTMLANLDDAKKYQSLRDVMETLPAPDLAAVFEDLPAEKLPVLFRLCPKDLAADVFAELTPATQQQLIDGLTDTELKAVVDELFMDDATDLVEEMPANVVKRILAQADPATRRMINELLKYPEDSAGGVMTTELMALRPDMTVAQAMDTIRENGFDKETINNCYVTDSSRRLVGVVSLRALVLAKNTEEPIKDLMDSKVVSVSTTTDQEDVSKLFEKYGFLAIPVVDAENRLVGIVTIDDAISILQDEASEDIAKMNAIGPSDKPYFKQSMWDLYKSRAPWLLFLMISATFSSLVIRGYEDALAAVTVLTAYIPMLTDAGGNAGSQSTSTIIRGMAVGDIQPHDLPRILWRESRVALLCGGTLAVCNFAKMLLFDRIAAPVALVVCLTLICTILLSQIIGGILPVAAEKLHVDPAVMASPLITTIVDTTTLLVYFNIAKALLHL